One Azospirillum brasilense DNA window includes the following coding sequences:
- the prmC gene encoding peptide chain release factor N(5)-glutamine methyltransferase, whose amino-acid sequence MTITLHQLRRTAEARLREAGVDTPDLDARLLVEHALGLTRHDLFTRANDPVPEPDAARLLALVERRAAREPVGRILGHREFWTIDLALNPDTLEPRPDTETLVEAVLKALPDRTAPLRLLDLGTGTGCILLALLAELPNATGLGIDLSPGAVAAATENAARNGLAERACFQTGNWGAGLDERFDVVVSNPPYIPSADIAGLDPEVREHDPLRALDGGADGLDAYRIIAAQTPDLLKPGGLAGLEVGQGQAADVTGLLAAAGLEPAGVFRDLGGVERCVLGWKRS is encoded by the coding sequence ATGACCATCACGCTTCACCAACTCCGCCGCACCGCCGAGGCCCGCCTGCGCGAGGCCGGGGTGGACACGCCCGACCTCGACGCGCGCCTGCTCGTCGAGCACGCGCTGGGCCTCACCCGCCACGACCTGTTCACCCGGGCCAACGACCCCGTCCCAGAGCCCGACGCCGCGCGCCTCCTCGCCCTGGTCGAGCGGAGGGCGGCGCGGGAACCGGTGGGGCGCATCCTCGGCCATCGCGAGTTCTGGACGATCGACCTCGCCCTCAACCCCGACACCCTCGAACCCCGGCCCGACACCGAGACGCTGGTCGAGGCGGTGCTGAAGGCCCTGCCGGACCGGACCGCTCCGCTGCGGCTGCTCGACCTCGGCACCGGGACCGGCTGCATCCTGCTGGCCCTGCTGGCGGAACTGCCCAACGCCACTGGCCTCGGTATCGATCTCAGCCCCGGCGCGGTGGCCGCCGCCACGGAGAACGCGGCGCGCAACGGGCTGGCGGAGCGGGCGTGCTTCCAGACCGGCAATTGGGGCGCCGGGCTGGACGAGCGGTTCGACGTCGTCGTCTCCAACCCGCCCTACATCCCCAGCGCCGACATCGCCGGTCTGGACCCGGAGGTGCGGGAGCACGACCCGCTGCGCGCGCTGGACGGCGGGGCGGACGGGCTGGACGCCTACCGGATCATCGCGGCGCAGACGCCGGACCTGCTCAAGCCGGGCGGCTTGGCCGGGCTGGAGGTCGGGCAAGGCCAGGCGGCGGACGTGACGGGGCTGCTGGCCGCCGCCGGGCTGGAGCCGGCGGGCGTCTTCCGCGACCTGGGCGGCGTGGAACGCTGTGTCCTGGGGTGGAAGCGGTCGTGA
- a CDS encoding endonuclease domain-containing protein, with amino-acid sequence MRNSKLKYRARDLRTQPTDAERTLWRQLRSEQLSGWKFRRQHPIPPYIADFACIQAKLVVEVDGGQHADSAYDSARDEHLRHHGWRVLRFWNNDVLTNPEGVAATILAAIGGPKLPEGN; translated from the coding sequence ATGCGAAACTCCAAGCTGAAATACCGCGCTCGTGACCTGCGCACTCAGCCCACCGACGCCGAACGGACGCTCTGGCGCCAATTGCGCAGCGAACAGCTCAGCGGATGGAAATTTCGCCGTCAACACCCCATTCCCCCCTACATCGCCGATTTCGCCTGCATCCAAGCCAAGCTGGTTGTCGAAGTCGACGGCGGCCAGCACGCTGATTCCGCCTACGACTCCGCCCGAGACGAGCATCTGCGGCATCATGGCTGGCGGGTCCTGCGCTTCTGGAACAACGACGTGCTGACCAACCCGGAGGGGGTGGCGGCGACGATCCTCGCCGCCATCGGCGGGCCGAAACTCCCGGAGGGGAATTGA
- the prfA gene encoding peptide chain release factor 1, whose product MSLDEKFNRVVARHDELRDAMAAGTVDPADFARLSKEYADLTPVAEAIGELKKAKAEAADLAGMIADPAGDADMKALAEEEFADLTRRIPALERRVQISLLPKDEADEKNAILEVRAGTGGDEAALFAAELFEMYRRYAGLQGWRFETMEVSETGIGGYKEAIANITGRNVFARLKFESGVHRVQRVPATETQGRIHTSAATVAVLPEAEEVDIHIDEKDLRIDVFRSSGPGGQSVNTTDSAVRITHLPTGLVVSQQDEKSQHKNKAKALKVLRARLYERERAEKDKARAADRKSQVGSGDRSERIRTYNFPQGRVTDHRINLTLYKIEKVMAGEALDELIDALTAEDEAARLSELQ is encoded by the coding sequence GTGAGCCTGGACGAGAAGTTCAATAGGGTCGTGGCCCGCCATGACGAGCTGCGGGACGCGATGGCGGCGGGGACGGTGGACCCGGCGGACTTCGCCCGGCTGTCGAAGGAATACGCCGACCTGACCCCGGTCGCCGAGGCCATCGGAGAGCTGAAGAAGGCGAAGGCGGAGGCCGCCGACCTCGCCGGCATGATCGCCGACCCGGCGGGGGACGCCGACATGAAGGCGCTGGCCGAGGAGGAGTTCGCCGACCTCACCCGCCGCATCCCCGCCCTGGAGCGCCGGGTGCAGATTTCCCTGCTGCCCAAGGACGAGGCGGACGAGAAGAACGCCATCCTGGAGGTGCGCGCCGGCACAGGCGGCGACGAGGCGGCCCTGTTCGCCGCGGAGCTGTTCGAGATGTACCGCCGCTACGCCGGGCTCCAGGGCTGGCGGTTCGAGACGATGGAGGTCAGCGAGACCGGCATCGGCGGCTACAAGGAGGCCATCGCCAACATCACCGGCCGCAACGTCTTCGCCCGGCTGAAGTTCGAATCGGGCGTCCACCGCGTGCAGCGCGTTCCGGCGACCGAGACGCAGGGACGCATCCACACCTCCGCCGCCACCGTCGCGGTGCTGCCCGAGGCGGAGGAGGTGGACATCCACATCGACGAGAAGGACCTGCGCATCGACGTGTTCCGCTCCAGCGGTCCCGGCGGCCAGTCGGTGAACACGACGGACAGCGCGGTGCGCATCACCCACCTGCCGACCGGCCTCGTGGTCAGCCAGCAGGACGAGAAGAGCCAGCACAAGAACAAGGCCAAGGCCCTGAAGGTGCTGCGCGCCCGCCTCTACGAGCGGGAGCGCGCCGAGAAGGACAAGGCCCGCGCCGCCGACCGCAAGAGCCAGGTGGGCTCCGGCGACCGCTCGGAGCGCATCCGCACCTACAACTTCCCGCAGGGCCGGGTGACCGACCACCGCATCAACCTGACGCTCTACAAGATCGAGAAGGTGATGGCCGGCGAGGCGCTTGACGAGCTGATCGACGCGCTGACGGCCGAGGACGAGGCGGCGCGGCTGTCGGAACTGCAATAG
- the hemA gene encoding glutamyl-tRNA reductase → MTASYFVIGASHRSCSGAIRDRLTTEEAEVPAMLERLSAAGITQAMWLSTCDRVEVQAVHERPNEAALTIAGIMAERVGLGEPDLAGQLYTLTGPAAVRHVFAVACSLDSQIIGEPHILGQVKAAHRHAAAAGLSGPELEGLLQAAYGAAKRVRRETPIAEGATSLVAAAVQVARDLHGDLRRCTGLLMGLGDMGALVLEGLREAGLGRLIVAAPVDRRAEAAARRMDSHFAPWADLDAALTSADIVVTAAGLGRYILSAQQLGAALKRRRRRPVFVVDAAIPADVDPDVAGLDEAFVYDLADLERVALQGRVGREAATQAAWTIVDDALAAFARHRAERAAVPAVAALRTHFETERRRLLDEQRGLDAASATRLLVNRLLHGPSEALRAMAADPDGAGLAERAAAERLLFRLFRLDEPAGAGMGAGSDLDKDERREPGREVQ, encoded by the coding sequence GTGACCGCTTCCTACTTCGTCATCGGCGCCAGCCATCGGTCCTGCTCCGGCGCGATCCGCGACCGTCTGACGACGGAGGAGGCGGAGGTCCCGGCGATGCTTGAGCGGCTGAGCGCCGCCGGCATCACCCAGGCCATGTGGCTCAGCACCTGCGACCGGGTCGAGGTCCAGGCGGTGCACGAGCGCCCGAACGAGGCCGCTCTCACCATCGCCGGGATCATGGCGGAGCGGGTGGGGCTGGGCGAGCCCGACCTCGCCGGGCAGCTCTACACCCTGACCGGGCCGGCGGCGGTGCGCCACGTCTTCGCCGTCGCCTGCTCGCTCGACAGCCAGATCATCGGCGAGCCGCACATCCTGGGGCAGGTCAAGGCCGCCCACCGCCACGCCGCCGCCGCGGGCCTGTCCGGGCCGGAGCTGGAGGGGCTTCTCCAGGCCGCCTATGGTGCTGCCAAGCGGGTGCGCCGTGAGACGCCCATCGCCGAGGGCGCCACCTCGCTGGTCGCCGCGGCGGTCCAGGTGGCGCGCGACCTGCACGGCGACCTGAGGCGCTGCACCGGTCTGCTGATGGGGCTGGGCGACATGGGCGCCCTGGTGCTGGAGGGGCTGCGCGAGGCTGGGCTGGGCCGGCTGATCGTCGCCGCTCCGGTGGATCGCCGGGCCGAAGCGGCGGCGCGGCGGATGGACAGCCACTTCGCGCCCTGGGCCGATCTCGATGCGGCGCTGACCAGCGCGGATATCGTGGTGACCGCGGCGGGTCTGGGGCGCTATATCCTCTCCGCACAGCAGTTGGGGGCGGCGTTGAAGCGCCGCCGCCGGCGCCCGGTGTTCGTGGTGGACGCGGCGATCCCCGCCGACGTCGATCCGGACGTCGCCGGGCTGGACGAGGCCTTCGTCTACGACCTTGCCGATCTGGAGCGCGTGGCGCTGCAGGGGCGGGTGGGGCGCGAGGCGGCGACCCAGGCGGCCTGGACCATCGTGGACGACGCCCTGGCGGCCTTCGCCCGCCACCGGGCCGAGCGCGCCGCGGTGCCCGCCGTGGCGGCGTTGCGGACGCATTTCGAGACGGAGCGGCGGCGCCTGCTGGACGAGCAGCGGGGGCTGGACGCGGCGTCGGCGACGCGGCTTCTGGTCAACCGGCTGCTGCACGGCCCGTCGGAGGCGCTGCGCGCCATGGCGGCGGACCCCGACGGGGCCGGGCTGGCGGAGCGGGCGGCGGCGGAACGGCTGCTGTTCCGGCTGTTCCGGCTGGACGAGCCCGCCGGAGCCGGTATGGGCGCCGGGAGCGATTTGGATAAGGACGAGCGACGTGAGCCTGGACGAGAAGTTCAATAG
- the ispG gene encoding flavodoxin-dependent (E)-4-hydroxy-3-methylbut-2-enyl-diphosphate synthase has translation MSSVRAYRQILRRKSRQIRVGNVLVGGDAPISVQTMTNTPTADIAATVAQIQAAERVGADIVRVSCPDQESALALKQIVPQVSVPIVADIHFHYKRAIEAAQSGAACLRINPGNIGSAERVREVVKAAKDYGCSMRIGVNAGSLEQDLLEKYGEPCPEALVESALNHAKILEDHDFTEFKISVKASDVFLAVAAYQGLAEACDYPLHIGITEAGGLRAGTVKSSIGLGMLLWSGIGDTIRVSLSAEPAEEVQVGYEMLKSLGLRRRGVTVISCPSCARQNFNVIKTVETLEARLAHITTPLTLSVIGCVVNGPGEARETDIGLTGGGNNTHQVYLSGVTDHRLKDQNIVDHLVGLVEKKAAEIEAAKAAEPAAE, from the coding sequence ATGAGCAGCGTGCGCGCCTACCGCCAGATCCTTCGCCGCAAGTCCCGCCAGATCCGGGTGGGCAACGTGCTCGTCGGCGGCGATGCGCCGATCTCGGTGCAGACGATGACCAACACGCCGACCGCCGACATTGCGGCGACGGTCGCGCAGATCCAGGCGGCGGAACGGGTGGGCGCCGACATCGTGCGAGTCTCCTGCCCCGACCAGGAATCGGCGCTGGCGCTGAAGCAGATCGTGCCGCAGGTCTCGGTGCCGATCGTCGCGGACATCCATTTCCACTACAAGCGCGCCATCGAGGCGGCGCAGAGCGGGGCGGCCTGCCTGCGCATCAACCCCGGCAACATCGGCTCGGCCGAGCGGGTGCGCGAGGTGGTGAAGGCGGCCAAGGACTACGGCTGCTCCATGCGCATCGGCGTCAACGCCGGCTCGCTGGAGCAGGACCTGCTGGAGAAGTACGGCGAACCCTGTCCGGAGGCGCTGGTCGAGAGCGCCCTGAACCACGCCAAGATCCTGGAGGACCATGATTTCACCGAGTTCAAGATCTCGGTGAAGGCGTCCGACGTGTTCCTGGCCGTCGCCGCCTACCAGGGCTTGGCAGAGGCCTGCGACTATCCCCTGCACATCGGCATCACCGAGGCCGGCGGCCTGCGCGCCGGGACGGTCAAGTCGTCCATCGGGCTGGGCATGCTGCTGTGGTCGGGCATCGGCGACACCATCCGCGTCTCCCTGTCGGCCGAGCCGGCGGAGGAGGTCCAGGTCGGCTACGAGATGCTGAAGTCGCTGGGCCTGCGGCGGCGCGGCGTCACGGTCATCTCCTGCCCGAGCTGCGCGCGGCAGAACTTCAACGTCATCAAGACGGTGGAGACGCTGGAGGCGCGGCTGGCCCACATCACCACGCCGCTGACCCTGTCGGTCATCGGCTGCGTGGTCAATGGCCCCGGCGAGGCGCGCGAGACCGACATCGGCCTGACCGGCGGCGGCAACAACACCCATCAGGTCTATCTGTCCGGCGTCACCGATCACCGGCTGAAGGACCAGAACATCGTCGACCACCTCGTCGGGCTGGTCGAGAAGAAGGCCGCCGAGATCGAGGCGGCCAAGGCGGCGGAACCGGCCGCCGAGTGA
- a CDS encoding helix-turn-helix domain-containing protein, translated as MMAKRKVFGSYDSAQDGAAQTGPSVSDTLRETRESLGYDLREVATMLRIRYPYLQAIEAGRFEDLPGTTYAAGFLRSYAECLGLDPDTILTRYKDEAAGRTRSQQLYFPTPVPEGRIPGGTVLLGTMVLAGIVYGGWYYLSATDRSMVDLVPTLPDRLVSLLDTLPFNASQNGGGQTASVPAPAETPAAPASVPTVMAEAPPAPAVPAVSAPPAAGGASTAVPAPAASAPVVPAPAAPAPTAPAPASSAPAKPAPAPAAVVAQPAPAAPAKPSAPTAAPAPAPAAPSTAGPSAMVNVPPPPAEDDESEGATQEPTPLTPAAPAIASLPPAAPAAPPADGALPSKVYGTQNAASRIQLRATQDSWIQVRDNSGEIIFTRVLKPGDVYRVPDRSGIRVRTGNAGGLVVVTDGVDGAPMGAVGQVLRDVSLDQHAPTLRGAAPAH; from the coding sequence ATGATGGCCAAGCGCAAGGTTTTCGGCTCCTACGACTCCGCGCAGGACGGCGCGGCGCAGACCGGCCCCAGCGTGTCCGATACCCTGCGCGAAACGCGCGAGAGCCTCGGCTACGACCTGCGCGAGGTCGCGACGATGCTGCGCATCCGCTACCCCTACCTGCAGGCCATCGAGGCGGGCCGGTTCGAGGATCTGCCGGGCACCACCTACGCCGCCGGCTTCCTGCGCTCCTACGCGGAATGCCTGGGGCTCGACCCGGACACCATCCTCACCCGCTACAAGGACGAGGCGGCGGGCCGCACGCGCAGCCAGCAGCTCTATTTCCCGACCCCGGTGCCGGAAGGCCGCATCCCCGGCGGCACCGTCCTGCTCGGCACGATGGTGCTGGCGGGCATCGTCTACGGCGGCTGGTACTATCTGTCGGCGACCGACCGCTCGATGGTCGATCTGGTCCCGACCCTGCCTGACCGGCTGGTCTCGCTGCTCGACACGCTGCCCTTCAACGCCAGCCAGAATGGCGGCGGCCAAACCGCGTCGGTGCCGGCTCCCGCCGAAACGCCCGCCGCCCCGGCGTCCGTCCCGACCGTGATGGCGGAGGCTCCGCCCGCCCCGGCGGTTCCGGCGGTGTCCGCCCCGCCGGCGGCTGGTGGAGCGTCCACGGCGGTGCCTGCTCCGGCGGCTTCCGCTCCGGTGGTTCCGGCTCCCGCCGCTCCGGCCCCGACCGCCCCGGCTCCAGCCTCTTCGGCTCCGGCGAAGCCCGCCCCGGCCCCTGCGGCGGTGGTCGCCCAGCCGGCGCCGGCCGCTCCCGCCAAGCCGAGCGCTCCCACGGCGGCCCCGGCTCCCGCTCCGGCCGCCCCTTCGACCGCTGGGCCCTCGGCCATGGTGAACGTCCCGCCGCCCCCGGCCGAGGACGACGAGTCCGAGGGCGCCACGCAGGAGCCGACCCCGCTCACCCCCGCCGCCCCGGCCATCGCCAGCCTGCCGCCCGCGGCCCCCGCGGCGCCTCCGGCGGACGGGGCGCTGCCGTCGAAGGTCTACGGCACGCAGAACGCGGCCTCGCGCATCCAGCTCCGCGCCACGCAGGACAGCTGGATCCAGGTGCGCGACAACAGTGGCGAGATCATCTTCACCCGCGTGCTGAAGCCGGGCGACGTCTACCGCGTGCCCGACCGCTCGGGCATCCGTGTCCGCACCGGCAACGCCGGCGGGCTGGTCGTGGTCACCGACGGGGTGGACGGCGCGCCGATGGGCGCGGTCGGGCAGGTGCTGCGCGACGTGTCGCTTGACCAGCACGCCCCGACCCTGCGCGGCGCCGCCCCCGCCCATTAG
- the ptsP gene encoding phosphoenolpyruvate--protein phosphotransferase: MNGVVGDIPSASPGFDGAASRRLLARLRDVMAGSGSGQERLDKIVTLIGMEMGADVCSCYVMRAGEVLELFSTLGLNQDAVHNTRLRVGEGIVGDIAGHARPIALDNAPSHPSFAYRPETGEDPFLSLAGVPILRGGKVRGVLVIQHKDRRRYTEVEVETLQTIAMVVAELVAQGELVNPQEVASTGDPALLPARLSGTSLASGLAMGLAVIHRPQLTIRQMVSEDAESELARLNAAIATMHSAIDDLLNAAALAGLSEPKDILETYRMFAEDRGWLSRIREAIRMGLTAEGAVQQVQNDTRARMSHLTDPYIRERLLDLEDLTNRLLQHLAGRKSEADGGTLPEDIVLVARSMGPAELLDYDQRRLRGVILEEGSPSSHVCIVARALNIPVVQAPDALNRIEPLDPVIVDGDHGQAFVRPAEDIQMAFAEAVALRARKEQMYEAIRALPSVTRDGVPISIQLNCGLLIDLPHLKASGAEGIGLYRTEIPFMVRSTYPDVHAQTDLYARILDQTDDKPVVFRTLDVGGDKMLPYIAASEGEENPALGWRAIRIGLDHPSLLRQQLRALLRASAGRPLSVMFPMIAEVAEFDAARRLLDLEIARLEGQGGEPPSRVRVGTMIEVPALLWQLPALLPRVDFLSVGSNDLTQYIFASDRGNPRTSGRYDPLSPAMMSLLRRLVEACGDAGVPVSICGEMAGRPLDAMALIGIGFRTLSMSPPSVGPVKTMLRSLDVAALRQYMNGLYLRGDHSLRDKLRSFAKDHGVII; encoded by the coding sequence ATGAATGGCGTCGTGGGCGACATCCCCTCCGCCTCGCCGGGCTTCGACGGCGCCGCCTCGCGCCGCCTGCTGGCGCGGCTGCGCGACGTCATGGCGGGCTCCGGCTCCGGCCAGGAGCGGCTGGACAAGATCGTCACCCTGATCGGCATGGAGATGGGGGCGGACGTCTGCTCCTGCTACGTCATGCGGGCGGGCGAGGTGCTGGAGCTGTTCTCCACGCTCGGCCTGAACCAGGACGCCGTGCACAACACCCGCCTGCGCGTGGGCGAGGGCATCGTCGGCGACATCGCCGGCCACGCGCGGCCCATCGCGCTGGACAACGCGCCGTCGCACCCCAGCTTCGCCTACCGCCCGGAAACGGGGGAGGACCCGTTCCTGTCGCTGGCCGGCGTGCCGATCCTGCGCGGCGGCAAGGTCCGCGGCGTCCTGGTCATCCAGCACAAGGACCGCCGCCGCTACACCGAGGTCGAGGTCGAGACGCTCCAGACCATCGCCATGGTGGTGGCCGAGCTGGTCGCCCAGGGCGAGCTGGTCAACCCGCAGGAGGTCGCCTCCACCGGTGATCCGGCGCTGCTGCCGGCCCGCCTGTCGGGCACGTCGCTGGCCAGTGGTCTGGCGATGGGGCTGGCGGTGATCCACCGCCCGCAGCTGACCATCCGCCAGATGGTGTCCGAGGACGCGGAGAGCGAGCTGGCGCGGCTGAACGCCGCCATCGCCACCATGCACAGCGCCATCGACGACCTGCTGAACGCGGCGGCGCTGGCCGGCTTGAGCGAGCCCAAGGACATTCTGGAAACCTACCGCATGTTCGCGGAGGACCGCGGGTGGCTGTCGCGCATCCGCGAGGCGATCCGCATGGGCCTGACGGCGGAAGGCGCCGTGCAGCAGGTGCAGAACGACACCCGCGCCCGCATGAGCCACCTGACCGACCCGTACATCCGCGAACGGCTCCTCGACCTGGAGGACCTGACCAACCGGCTGCTCCAGCACCTCGCCGGGCGCAAGTCGGAGGCGGACGGCGGCACGCTGCCGGAGGACATCGTCCTGGTCGCGCGGTCCATGGGGCCGGCGGAGCTTCTCGACTACGACCAGCGCCGCCTGCGCGGGGTGATCCTGGAGGAGGGGTCGCCGTCCAGCCACGTCTGCATCGTGGCCCGCGCGCTGAACATCCCGGTGGTGCAGGCGCCCGACGCGCTGAACCGGATCGAGCCGCTGGATCCGGTGATCGTCGACGGCGACCATGGGCAGGCCTTCGTCCGCCCGGCGGAGGACATCCAGATGGCCTTCGCCGAGGCCGTCGCCCTGCGCGCCCGCAAGGAGCAGATGTACGAGGCGATCCGCGCGCTGCCCTCGGTCACCCGGGACGGCGTGCCGATCTCCATCCAGCTCAACTGTGGCCTGCTGATCGACCTGCCGCACCTGAAGGCCAGCGGGGCGGAGGGGATCGGCCTCTACCGCACCGAAATCCCCTTCATGGTGCGCTCCACCTACCCGGACGTCCACGCGCAGACCGACCTCTATGCGCGCATCCTCGACCAGACCGACGACAAGCCGGTGGTCTTCCGCACGCTCGACGTCGGCGGCGACAAGATGCTGCCCTACATCGCGGCCAGCGAGGGCGAGGAGAATCCGGCGCTCGGCTGGCGGGCCATCCGCATCGGACTGGACCACCCGTCGCTGCTGCGTCAGCAGCTGCGCGCCCTGCTGCGGGCGTCCGCCGGGCGTCCGCTGTCGGTGATGTTCCCGATGATCGCCGAGGTGGCGGAGTTCGACGCCGCCCGCCGCCTGCTCGACCTGGAGATCGCCCGTCTGGAGGGTCAGGGCGGCGAACCGCCCAGCCGTGTGCGCGTCGGCACGATGATCGAGGTGCCGGCGCTGCTCTGGCAACTGCCGGCCCTGCTGCCGCGGGTGGATTTCCTGTCGGTCGGCTCCAACGACCTGACCCAGTACATCTTCGCCAGCGACCGCGGCAACCCGCGCACCTCCGGCCGCTACGACCCGCTGTCGCCGGCCATGATGAGCCTGCTGCGGCGGCTGGTCGAGGCCTGCGGCGACGCCGGTGTCCCGGTCAGCATCTGCGGCGAGATGGCCGGCCGGCCGCTGGATGCCATGGCGCTGATCGGCATCGGCTTCCGCACCCTGTCGATGTCGCCGCCCTCGGTCGGGCCGGTGAAGACGATGTTGCGCTCGCTCGACGTGGCGGCGCTGCGCCAGTACATGAACGGGCTCTATCTGCGCGGTGACCACAGCCTGCGCGACAAGCTGCGCAGCTTCGCCAAGGACCACGGCGTCATCATCTGA
- a CDS encoding NAD(P)H-dependent flavin oxidoreductase, which yields MTDARSDAVAGARLDRLWERGCAFLGTRTAIMGGAMSWVSERHLVSAISNAGGFGVLACGSMPPDLLAAEIAATRTLTAKPFGVNLINMHPELDRLIDVCRELAVSHVVIAGGFPSGATIKRIKDGGARAMTFAPTLVSGRRMVKLGIDALVIEGTEAGGHIGPVSTTVLAQEILPDLREVPVFVAGGIGRGEAILSYLEQGAAGVQIGTRFVCATESIAHQRFKQVFIKASARDAQASVQIDPRFPVIPVRALTNAGSKRFMELQREVIARVDRGEKTRDEGILEIEHFWAGALRRAVIDGDVESGSLMAGQSVGLVTREQPVAEIIGDLIVQAEAALAARSPHIDADEQPDIGRSATGQSAILGAA from the coding sequence ATGACCGACGCCAGGTCCGACGCGGTCGCAGGCGCCCGACTCGACCGGCTGTGGGAGCGTGGCTGCGCCTTCCTCGGCACGCGCACCGCCATCATGGGCGGTGCGATGAGCTGGGTGTCGGAGCGCCACCTCGTCTCCGCCATCTCCAACGCCGGGGGCTTCGGCGTGCTGGCCTGCGGCTCGATGCCGCCGGACCTGCTGGCGGCGGAGATCGCCGCCACGCGGACGCTGACCGCGAAGCCCTTCGGCGTCAACCTCATCAACATGCACCCGGAACTCGATCGTCTGATCGACGTCTGCCGGGAGCTGGCGGTGAGCCACGTGGTGATCGCCGGGGGCTTCCCCAGCGGCGCCACCATCAAGCGCATCAAGGACGGCGGCGCCCGCGCCATGACCTTCGCCCCGACGCTGGTCAGCGGCAGGCGGATGGTCAAGCTCGGCATCGACGCCCTGGTGATCGAGGGCACGGAGGCCGGCGGCCATATAGGCCCCGTCTCCACCACCGTCCTGGCGCAGGAGATCCTGCCCGACCTGCGCGAGGTCCCGGTCTTCGTGGCCGGCGGCATCGGGCGCGGCGAGGCCATCCTGTCCTACCTGGAGCAGGGGGCGGCGGGCGTGCAGATCGGCACCCGCTTCGTCTGCGCCACCGAATCCATCGCGCACCAGCGCTTCAAGCAGGTCTTCATCAAGGCCTCGGCGCGCGACGCCCAGGCGTCCGTGCAGATCGACCCGCGCTTTCCGGTGATCCCGGTGCGGGCGCTGACCAACGCCGGGTCGAAGCGCTTCATGGAGCTTCAGCGCGAAGTCATCGCCCGCGTGGACCGCGGCGAGAAGACGCGCGACGAAGGCATTCTGGAGATCGAGCATTTCTGGGCCGGCGCGCTGCGCCGCGCGGTGATCGACGGCGACGTGGAGAGCGGCTCGCTGATGGCCGGCCAGAGCGTCGGGCTAGTCACGCGCGAGCAGCCGGTGGCCGAGATCATCGGCGACCTGATTGTCCAAGCCGAAGCGGCGCTGGCCGCCCGCTCCCCGCACATTGACGCCGATGAGCAGCCGGACATCGGCCGGTCGGCCACCGGTCAATCGGCCATCCTGGGGGCGGCATGA
- a CDS encoding aspartate kinase: protein MARIVLKFGGTSVGDIDRIKNVARKVEQEVKAGHQVAVVVSAMSGVTNQLVKYCNDIDKLHDAREYDAIVASGEQVTSGLLAIALQSLGIQARSWLGWQIPIYSDETHGKARIVSIDTAELDKRMNTGEVAVVAGFQGVTETGRITTLGRGGSDTSAVALAAALKADRCDIYTDVDGVYTTDPRIVTKARKLSKITYEEMLELASQGAKVLQTRSVEMAMNHRVRVQVLSSFEEAAGSALPGTLVVDEDEIVEKEVVSGIAYSRDEAKITLIGVADRPGVAASIFGPLTDAAVNVDMIVQNVSEDGKSTDMTFTVGKADIARAVKVLEDAKAELNYKRIVSDANVVKVSVIGVGMRSHAGVAQRMFKALADKGINIQVISTSEIKISVLIAEEYAELALRALHTAYGLDAA from the coding sequence ATGGCGCGGATCGTCCTCAAGTTCGGCGGCACGTCGGTCGGCGACATCGACCGCATCAAGAACGTGGCCCGAAAGGTCGAGCAGGAAGTCAAGGCGGGGCATCAGGTCGCCGTCGTCGTGTCGGCGATGTCCGGCGTGACCAACCAGCTCGTGAAATACTGCAACGACATCGACAAGCTGCACGACGCGCGCGAGTACGACGCCATCGTCGCTTCGGGCGAGCAGGTGACCTCCGGTCTCCTCGCCATCGCGCTGCAGTCGCTCGGCATCCAGGCGCGGTCCTGGCTCGGCTGGCAGATTCCGATCTACAGCGACGAGACGCACGGCAAGGCGCGCATCGTGTCCATCGACACGGCGGAGCTGGACAAGCGGATGAACACCGGCGAGGTCGCTGTGGTCGCCGGCTTCCAGGGCGTGACCGAAACCGGCCGCATCACCACGCTGGGCCGCGGCGGCTCCGACACCTCGGCGGTCGCCCTGGCGGCGGCGCTGAAGGCCGACCGCTGCGACATCTACACCGATGTGGACGGCGTCTACACCACCGACCCGCGCATCGTCACCAAGGCGCGCAAGCTCTCCAAGATCACCTACGAGGAGATGCTGGAGCTGGCGTCGCAGGGGGCGAAGGTCCTGCAGACCCGCTCGGTCGAGATGGCGATGAACCACCGCGTGCGCGTGCAGGTTCTGTCGAGCTTCGAGGAGGCCGCCGGCAGCGCGCTTCCCGGTACCCTTGTTGTTGACGAGGACGAGATCGTGGAAAAGGAAGTTGTGAGCGGCATCGCCTACAGCCGCGACGAGGCGAAGATCACCCTCATCGGCGTCGCCGACCGTCCGGGCGTGGCGGCCAGCATCTTCGGTCCGCTGACCGACGCCGCCGTCAATGTCGACATGATCGTCCAGAACGTGTCGGAAGACGGCAAGTCCACCGACATGACCTTCACCGTCGGCAAGGCCGATATCGCCCGCGCCGTCAAGGTGCTGGAGGACGCGAAGGCCGAGCTGAACTACAAGCGCATCGTCTCCGACGCCAACGTGGTGAAGGTGTCGGTGATCGGCGTCGGCATGCGCAGCCACGCCGGCGTCGCGCAGCGCATGTTCAAGGCGCTGGCCGACAAGGGCATCAACATCCAGGTCATCTCCACCTCCGAGATCAAGATTTCCGTCCTGATCGCCGAGGAGTATGCGGAGCTGGCGCTGCGCGCGCTGCACACCGCCTACGGGCTGGACGCGGCCTGA